The genomic DNA TTTTTTGCTGTTTCAACTTTATTCAGATAATAGTCAATTAATGGATTGAATGATGCCACTAACCAAATAACTCCAAAAACCTACTCCCTTCACCCATGGACTACCCCAGCACCATCTAGACAATGCCAAGGCAGACTGTTAAATATAcccatatagagcagtggtctaaAACTCGTGGCCccaccaggtattattttgaggccctcgatatgtttatcataatcacaaaagtaaaataaaacagtttcttgatcatatgtctctttagctataaataacaacattattattaagacttagccaaaaggaaagatttataaactataaagagttttacctcatgcaaaattatcatttctttaataagacattaactattttttctgaggccctccaagtgccgACAAAGctaaaatgtggctctgcaagggtttgagtttgagaccactgatggcTGCTTTATCCTCTAGTTATAGTACCATGAGACTACCACTACAGAATGTTGGTGCCATTTTGAATCTGTGTCCACTGAACACCAGGGATTAAAGAAGGGGGCCTAAGAAAGAGAGTGGGGTAGAAGCTCCTTAGTATGAGAACCAATCCCTTTAAAAGAAGCAGCCTGAGAATGTGGCTACTGTTTCACTGCGGAGTCCATCCTTAGTTTTCTTCCAGTGGGATAATATTATTTCTCACAAGAACATCGGCCCAGTGCTCTGGGAGAGAAGAATATGGTATTTTTGAAGAATTATTGCAAGCAAAACTGCTCATTGCTTTATAAATTTGTTTGTATACTTTGCGTCCCATACAAGATATAGCATACATTGAAGTTTCAGTGTTATAGTAACAAACATATAGTTTTACAAGGCTCTTAATGCATGTTATGGTCATTTTGCATAATACCACCTCCACCCCACCCTCTCCTTTAAGTAGGAAGCTGCAGATTCCACATATACACAGCTACTTTAATGTGTTGGTAATACCACTATTCATATAAATTAACATCCCAAGGCCTGTCTACAGGAACCCACAGAACTGAGATGTATTTAACTAAaaaatacctttcttaatgatatctgaaaacaaacaaaccagtttTAATTATCTTCAGGCCTCACAATGTAGAATATTGGAACTGCATCTTTCAAAAGATTAGAACATCAAAATCTACCTGGAATATCTTTTCCCATAACAGGCTCTGTCCGCTGCTTCATATCTTTGTAGAAGTTATAATCGTCTTCCCGTTCTTGTTTCCGGATTTTGCTGTTTGTGCAGTTCAAGTTTATGATAGGTCGAGGTTTCTTCATCTGGAAGAACACACTGGAAAAACATATGCCAACTTTTTCCTGGAACCAAAAAAATATGAAACAAGGGCCCCATCTTCAGTAATTGACAATCACATGTGCTTCTATTAGGAAAACCATTAGGAAAAAGCAATCCTTGTTTGCAACCTGGTTTGAAAATCGGGGATTATTTGCAAGggagacttttaaatttgtcACTTTTCCAAGGGCACCgtagccctttatttggcattgttgctcagaagcaacatgtgtttctaaggctcttatgggagatctgcatcgcCAAATGCCTGTTCCTTGGCACTGTGGCTCTCGTTCAGCATCAAGTTATATAAAACAGCtggttttcaccatctgccaattaaagggttaaggaTTTCTGACATGCAATGCTATGTACTCTCAGCTGGACTAAATTATCAGTGTATATGAAAGATATACGAAAGGACAGTAGCCAGGGATGAAATCTCAACACCTATTCACAAGTTTGAAACTTGTGCTAATACCATTCtccccccaaagagctcagaacaggttacaagttaatttacagttaacaggttacaatttgccttaGTTACAGtccaaggtgttttttttttttaatacaagtttttatcctaactcgacacatacttcTGTATGAAATGTAGAAAATAACTTTTGATCAAAGTGTTAGCTGCTCAAAGGCCAGCATATGGTATGCACCAAAACAGCATCTGTCCTGGCCCTATGGTGCCCCAACTGACTAAAATCTTTCACATGAGCAGTGCACTCCTGTACTATCAATCTTTAGCCATGTACTAGAAAATACAGGACCCAGAAGTTGTTTCATTTAATATTCTAATGTGCTTAATCTCGCATATAAAAAAGTGTTCTGCACTCATGAGAATTTTTACGATATCCATTTGACACCTTTCCAAACCTCTAAAAACTGGTAATCTAAACATGTGCAGGTAGAACCATATAATGAGTCCTCATTCCTTTCAAGCTCAATTGCCTCTTGATGTATTAAAATCTTTCTAGTAGCTTCATTCTGTTATGACTCCACTGTGGCAATTTTTCTAGACTGGTTAACTTATAAGTGGTGTCGCATTTTGACTATGGTTCTGCAATACACAGAGAACTCATAAATGCCGGCTGGGGGAGGAATTTTGCCCTTCAGCATTTTTTAAAGCACACTTTTGAATATGAAAGTTGTAGTTGCAAATTATAGTAAGTCAGTatgccatgctgcttcttgtgaataataataaactttatttttctataccgccatcacCAACAGTTCTAGGCCGTTTACATAAAGAGtactggacattcagtgaaataCATTCATACAATGTTGAAATACATAGTTTCATTCTAAAAAGGTTTTACAATAAAACGACCAAAAAGATCATTAAATACTCCATTGAATGATATTAAGTGATTTCCAAAGCCTCCTATTGTACATAATGAATCTTTCAAAAAAGAATTCGCTATTTCTAACTAAACAGTTGTATAGTAAAATTCATAATCAGACCTTCTTATTTAAGTAATAAATTTATTGAAAAGAttggtaaagggggtggggggaagattacttttgaatatttgtaagttcaaagtgcttttcttgatttgttatatgttcagattcatatgtattgcactgttactacttgaaaatcgataaagatttaaaaaaaaaaaaaaaaagattggtctTCAATAGTTTCCGAAAGGAACAATAAGAATAAGATGAGGCTTGATGAAAACATTAACCCAGCCACTCTTGTCATTTACCCGCTTGAAATGCAAGTGTCCGGCCCAGGTATGTTTTGTAATGGCATGATTTTATCTTGGGATAAGTAAAAAAATTAAAGTTTAGAGTATCCCTCATGGGTCTGTATAGATTAAAATGAGTGGAAAGGTAAATTGGAGACAATCCAAATATCAATTTGAAGCATATACACGCAAATTCAAATAGAACCCTTgcttcaaaaggcaaccaatgtagttgtTGATAATACAGGCTAacgtggtcatgttttttcaaaccaaatattAACCAAACGGCTGTATTTAGGATTAGGCTCAatcttaagggtttttttttaagtgcccaagtagattatattacaataatccagtatggATAGAATCATCGACTGTACCAATAGTCTGAATGAtgcaaaatcaaaatattttttgacatTTTGCAATTTCCACAAagcacaaaaacatttttttactagtaAGTCTGTATGCTCCGCCAACGTTAAATGGTGGTCTAGAGTAACTCCCAAGATCTTAATTGAGGTCGTTATAGGGTATTTATGCCTATTACGCTGAAGTAAACTATCTGTGATTTTATCGTTTGGGCTTGCGAGAAAGAATCTggttttttcagtgtttaatttccTCTGCACCATCTTGCACAAGCAATATAGTTACGTCTTATGCAGCATATTAACTTCAGAGAgacagcatggaagaggaagaaatgggtgagttacagagtaatacttttaaaaccatcagaaggaaatattttttcactcagagaacagttaagctctggaatgcgttgccagaggacgtgataagagcggttaatgtagctggttttaaaaaaagtttggacaagttcctggaggaaaagtccatagtctgctgttggcagacttggaggaagccactgcttgccctggatcggtggcatggaatgctgctactatttgggtttttgccaggtacttgtgacttggattggccttcgtGAGGCTATTCTTTTGAGATTAGTGGATTAGTACAAAGTCCAACATCATTATGTCTGCAACAGCTATCAGCAGTTCTCAACTTTGAATTATCTATATTGCTAAATAGTTTAACTACAACCATTACATAATATTGAAAGCATCTTTTCTTACTTCACAAACTTACATTACTTTGGAAGTCTTTAGTTGTAAACTGAACAGAGTATCTGTGTCCAATTCCTGGAATGTcctaaacacaaaaacaaaaatatttactAAAGAGAGAATTACTTGAGAGAATTTATGGTAACGTCTTGCTCTGTGAAAACAGCTGAACTGCAAGGAACACCATGAAAACAAGGAGAGTCCAATTAACttgtgttcttattttattttgttatgagaacatttacaaagactaggggacacttgaagttacagggaaatttattttaaaaccaataggaggaaatagctctggaacgcattgccaaagacTGTGGTAAGaaaggatagcgtagctggttttaagaaagctttggacaatttcctggaggaaaagtccatagtttgttattgagaaagacatgggggaagccactgcttgtcctggatcagtagcatggaatgttgctactctttggggttctagaatcttgcttactctgagataatagaatggtgctactctttggattttggccaggtactattgagcttgatggaccattggtttgacccagtaaggctattatgttcttatttgtagcAAGAATATTTTTGCCCATTAAAATTAAATCTTAACTTTTCAGCTAGAGTCGATTACAGTGGTTTTAAACATGTCTGCATAAGGGAATGCTGTTCACAGCCCTCATCGTAATGTCTGGACGTGAACAGTCATCATCCTTGACCTCCTTTCACGTACATGCATTGGGCTGAAATCCGCATCTCAGTCCATGAAGCATACATAGGTGCCAGATCACAGGCAAGTGCTTTGGATTCAGGAAGTCTATTTCCCACTAGCTGTACCCAGTAAGCCcaaaattcaaagcaatttacatatctAGGAGAGGCTCTTGATTGTTTAAATTGTTTATCCAGGACCTTCCGTGGATATTCAGCATCATTTAACTAGACAGTACCGCTAACAATCCCCCTCTAAACAGGTAAGGAGTGCAGGGGCATACTAAGGATGATcatcacccccttccctttccccataccttttttagcTTCTcaggtgtgagcagcatgctgcccacgtcggtgtcggctcaccctttgacatcacttcctaggtgcgggtcagaagtgatgtcagagagcgcTGAAGCTGATGTGGGCAGAACCTTGTGCCGggagaaggcaaggggcatgtgcGGGAAGCGagtgggtggagaggaggaggagtaccactgcacccttaggaagaccgcgctTAAggtggactcccccccccccccgcaccctccttactatgccactggagaaGTGGCCCAGCGATAAGTGCTACTGCTTCAGCccactgaggttgtgggattgatCCCAGTGCTATTCCTTCTGACtatgggcaagttacttaatttgCCATTGCCCTAGGTATAAAACAAGtacttgtaataataataataactttattcttctataccgccacaatcttgcgacttctaggcggtttacattcaagagagctggacattcagcgagttacaagtAACCCCCTGTGAATTTGCAGTTCACGAAATCGCGAACTTggtaatttgcggtattttccgaccgccactttcttgtactaaagtcatggctacaccaatcaggagctgctttgacacgctatctggcatgtcaaagcagctgaTCGGCGTAGCCTgattttagtaacaggaagaggtggtcggagcatatcgcgaatgattttctgcacccgccggtgccccagctgccctctcctgccttttgacggTTTctcaaaattcgcaggggttaatggaacggaacccctgtgaattttgggggcatactgtatatattaaaccactttgaatgtgtaaccataaaaagacagtatacaagtcccattccctaaTCGGTGAGGTTAGGGGCAGGTCGGTGTCAGAGTTAAGGCAGAGTGGCGACCTAGCTGGTTAGCAGCAATGTTCAGTCTGCTAACCAGCTAAAGTAACAAAGTtaagacagcaaaaaggctgttcTAATTCTATGCGGTGAGGTTAACCAGGCACTGGTGTGAATATTGGCCCGTGCCCAGTGAACCTCCAGTTCATGGTACATGCGTTTCTGcagttccctccctccccaaagaaAATTTCAGACAACCCGAGTCCTTCCATCTCCATAgaattccacccctcccccacacccgaGGCCTACCTTTGCTGGTCCCCGGTGGTCCAGAAGGAAACAGGCAGGAGTGATGCACACTCGTTCTTGCCTTCTCTTCAAAACAGCTGCTGTGACCTCAGATAGCAGCCTTGCAATTCTATCACCAGGGACCAGCTAAGGTAGACCTGTGGGGTATATGTGTGTgtgaagggggtgggtggggtaaGACGCCTACAGGGATGGCGGGCTTTGAGCCTCTTTATTTTCTTCAAGGGGGCCACGGAAGAAGTGATATGAGCAGATGATCTTAGGCgggtcctggctgaatattggccggAACGCCCAGGAACTACATGCTGTACATCCAGCAGCCAGCACTTAATTAAACCCAGATAAGGGCTAGCATTAAATGTCTGGGGCCAATTCTGCACATGTCAGTCAGTATTAAAAAGATTGATTTTATTAAGGCTACACTTAGTAACTGCATGTTGTTTATCACAGGGCTGCGGAGTTAGTACATAAAGCCTTTGACTCCTTCATTTATTGTTATCTTCACTTTGATTCTaactcctttatttatatatagGTGTGGCTTATTGGGATTTTGgtttgtttatcatttttggtcagttatTATGGATTTGCCATTTGTGTTGTGTATGTGTGTAaccgaggtattctgttagcatgatttttctatgcagcattttgGCTTATTCAGTTGTCTCAACAGTGCAGGCATagactatttgttttttttttaaatactttaataaaaCTATTTCAGTATAAAATCAACTATTCGAGACGTATGCAGGTGGGATCAGACAGAGTGTGCGGAGATGGGAACAAACTTTGTCCcttattaactcaaaacaagccccacacggacacacgatacacacacccagcaacactacaaggctccactcctacaaaagctgtttatgtgtaaatgctgaaaaatagtccaagaaaacagGGCAACTCCtagcttttgtaggagtggagttttttttggccagatgaagctgaactgaggcctttttctccacttcttttctttttcctttttccctttctctttggggagtgtgaatgttgttAGTTATAAgcaaggccttgtagtgttgctgggtgtgtgtatcatgtgtccgtgtggggcttgttttgagttaataagGGATATATTTGAgccctaatccttgagtatttatttctagtgggacaaactttgtccctatgtcattctctacatgccactttcactaatataaatataaagtataTTTTGTAATCAGAGcacttgatatcaaaatatattctaaaagaaAAACATATCTTGTGAAAAaaatgggttaatcaaattattatctgtgaaataagaaatttaagcattataatatttgcatgacatacaatTTCACTCTATTAGAAGTCGGAGTTGAGTCAACTCATTTTCACTGACCCTGACCCAGTAACCCAAAAATTGCTTCctactccaactccacagccctagtTCATCATGTGCTGTGATGTGCTCATCTAATAGCTCAAGACAAGCATTGAATTGGATAAGCTGTACTGACATAGATGAAGTGTCGGGTTTAATTTCAGTTGTAGTTTTTAAAGCACTGTTCCATCAATTGATTCCACGCTGCTTTGGACATGTGCTTGTCACATGTGCGCGGACTGTGAATGATGGTCACATTCATGTACTTATTGGAACGTAGATATTGTGTGATgtcatgtttgtttattttatggaattttatgaCTGTTTTGATACTGGAAACCACCTAGACttagggcggtatataaatgtattaaataaataaatttttaaaagaaatttaATATCTTCTACGATTGTAGTACTTTCAAAATTGTCGGTTGGTAAAGACACAAGTAAAGCCTTTTCTGGCATGGCCAATTCAGGTTTTGATCTTTTTGTTGCTCAGTTTAAATATCAGAAACATTTCAATatgacatataataataataacagtttatataccgcaataccattaagttctatgcggtttacaatagattaagcgaggtacaaattgattgaatttaagaggggggaagaggagagttaataggaccggaaatgcgttgttgaggagaaagagattaataggacagaggaatcactatggaggagaaagaagatgagtgggtcagttgtctagatactttaggaacagttgagtttttagacgttttctgaatttctcataagtagtgggcgaaagcagttgatctaggtctttaccccacaatgctgcttgatgtgaaagaaggtgttcatatATACAACAAGGGAAAGCAGGAGGGTGTATTACCACTTTCACAGCATTGTACAGTATTTGTTTAGGGCTAGAAGATGAAAGTTAAGGGATGGTAGGAGTTTGAGAGGGGAAGTAGGCATGAAAAGGGGTTTTAAGCATAAGCTGAAGTCCTGATTCTTCTCAGTTTAATGGGGCAGAAGGTCTTGTTACAGTGAGCAGATTTCTTATTACCATACACTGGACATTACAAATAAAGTTTTGGAAGAAACACTAACTCATCATTCCACCTTTCTCAACAATATATAATCAGCCTTTGTATTAGTATGGTAAAAACAGGTCTGCTAAGCTCCTATTTCAGATGTCCATCATTGGTTTCTGGTAACATTAAGATCTTGGAAATTAACAACTCTTTCATGGTATAGTGTACCTCAAAGATCAACAGGTAAACCGAAATTAAGACAAGATGGGCCCCTGTTTATGATATACTTAAAGATCTTTGTGTTTCAGCTGAAAACGGtgctctaggacagtggttcccaaccctgtcctggaggaccaccaggccaatcgggttttcaggctagccctaatgaatatgcatggagcagatttgcatgcttgtcacttccattatatgcaaatctctctcatgcatattcattagggctagcctgaaaacccgattggcctggtggtcctccaggatagggttgggaaccactgctctaggaaaCTTAATATATccttcttaaaaaaaaagtcatagcCTTGGCACATTTAAGGAGTGATGCTCTCTATAAAAGCCATATGTTTTACTGTTAAGTCAttactttttaaattctttaacCTGCTTATCTATCAAGCAGTCATATACAGACATCACAAATCTCAGATACTGTTGGTTGGCACAGTATTTAAATGTCAGTTGTATCAACTTAATTCAGTCACCACAGAAGTACTTGAGGGTCTCTTGCAAATCTGGCTTCTCTCAAAAATTCAAGTGGAATCCACAAGGAGACGCTTTAAAGTTAATAACTTGGCAAAAAACAGAAAAGTATGAAATACAGTACACTCAATACAGCCTATAATATATGATGAATGAAGCAAAGTAGATATTTTTTGAACTTTCAAAGTGTCAAACTAATTTGTTGTCATATCTACCACATTTTGTCAGCTAAATGAGATCATTCAACATGGTAAAAACTGGCTAAATCATTGGGTTTAGCTGGACTAATACATTAACtcatttgtttttctttgttcaagcTGTACTGTGCCCTAGAGACTAGTATTTAACTTCTAATGCTGCTCCATTTTATGTAATTCACTACTACATGTCCCAAATCAGTGGCTTCTTGGTTAACTTTACTATTCAATTGAGTCCACAAGTTGCTATGGAATGCCAAACCTTTGCTTCTTGCAACTTGTGAAAAGAGAAGCTCCAAAccttagggcttttttttttaatgttataacattttattgaaggaatcaaataaatatacaataatatgatacaaatagatattcattacaattaaattcataataaaacatttgcatacatattttatcattcctccaaaatatatttctatatacCTAATCTATTTTTTCCTATATCCCTTTTAACCCCTtacctttcccccttccccttaTCTCCCTTCattctatttatttcatttatactttagattgttttttaatattattatattataataaatgaattaaacagaaatacatttcaagtaatttaacatacagtatattaaaaatcatcatcatattttggattatttggtgTTTTGTATCATCTTTCATtctggggtagggagggaaattggaatgattttaatatatatgtatGGAGTGATGAGGGGGGATATAGGGGAAAAGtggtttagatatattaaaatatattttggaggaatgataaaatgcttatgcaaatgttttattgtgAATTTGATTGTAAATAATGTCTTTTTGTATCATATTGTTATATATttgtttgattccttcaataaaatgttataacataaaaagctcaataaaaaaaaaaaatcatcattcctatttctCTCCCaaccctagaatgaaaggtgacatgaCCTTAGGGCTTTTTATTCTCGTCTCCTGTCTCCAAGCAACTGAGGCTGCTAAGCGCTTTCAGTTTTAAAGCCCCTGGAAATCCACTAGTTTTGTGTGGGAGCAGATTTTGCCCGCCACATAACAGGCGCACGAGCTTCACGTATAACTTCACGCGCACAAACAGAGCCATCCAAGGCGGCAAATAGCGGTCGCGTGCGCGCTGAACAAGCGCTCGCGAGTTTACCTTGCGGGTCGCCTGCTTCACCTCTCCCAGCACCAGCAGCTTGTGAGGGGACCCGAAGCCGTAGTTGAGATAATGAACCGTGACCCGGGCTGCCTGCTGCGCAGACCTGTCGGACGGGACAAGCTCCCTGGTTGAGATAGGCAACGAGCCACCGCGAGCGCTCTGCAGGGACGTGAGGATGAAGGCGAGGAGGGAGGACACGCGCCACCGCATGACCTGGGCTCGCGGGGGCAACATTCGAAGAGCCGCTTCTGCTGGTGTGCGCGCGCGCGCGTTGGCACGCGAGGCAGGGAAACCAGAACTAAGGACCTTCGCCGATGGCCGCCCTTTAAAGAGGCCACGGCGGCCCTTGCGCAAGAAAACATCTGACCTCTCCCAGCGCTCCCCGCCTCCGATGGAGTCCCGGAGCCTCAGCCACCCCCTCCTTCCTCGCTCTCTCTCTGAGCCTGGATAGGAATATCATTCTGAGCTGCTGAGAAGAGCTTTCCTTTTCCTGACTGCCGGGTGAAAGCAGTATGGAAATTCCATGTCGTTTTCGGACTGGATGTTTTCCTAAGCTTTTGAAACATTGGCTTATTTTATCAAGCTTCTTCACCGAACTTTAATACCTTTTTAATTGGACCAACATGTAGGGCTACAGTTTTAGAAAGTGCCAAAAATCACACAATATATTGCATAAGATGTATGTCTAATATGCAATAGGTACTATAATATGAATTTTATACATAACATATTATTTAACCTTAAAGATAGATATCAACAGTTACAATAAAATAGTATTTAgtcaatgctttttttttcctaGGGGGAAGAAGTGTCAGTACTCTAAAACAAGCCAGCTAGGGGTAGAGAGACTGGTCCCCCTAGCCTCAGaatatttggggaaaaaaaaaacccccaaaaaacaaacttgTAATGCAAATATTGCTACTtcctagaacaccaacacatctCGATTTAGGAAAACAAGATTCCCTTCATTGTTCTCAGGAAATTTGAGACTCAGATCATAGTCCACATAGCTGGTTTAGGAGTGAGTTTCATTCCTGTCATGGTCTGGGCAAACACAGCTTACTTGGAGTAATTGCTCCCATAACATAACTTACCTGATTTCAGAGGCAGAACATAGATTAattatcactaaatttaaaaaaaaaaa from Geotrypetes seraphini chromosome 9, aGeoSer1.1, whole genome shotgun sequence includes the following:
- the RARRES1 gene encoding retinoic acid receptor responder protein 1 gives rise to the protein MLPPRAQVMRWRVSSLLAFILTSLQSARGGSLPISTRELVPSDRSAQQAARVTVHYLNYGFGSPHKLLVLGEVKQATRKDIPGIGHRYSVQFTTKDFQSNEKVGICFSSVFFQMKKPRPIINLNCTNSKIRKQEREDDYNFYKDMKQRTEPVMGKDIPDSKGYVHPDFVPLWHLAIAGSSYVMWEKSEEHLRYNMAQIKSVKQRIRKDDLLDFDYNVLLHEIPTQEMVPCHVRILWHPEQPMKVKYYCSPMPHFEEEGSGTEANEGSGSYGNF